From a region of the Syngnathoides biaculeatus isolate LvHL_M chromosome 2, ASM1980259v1, whole genome shotgun sequence genome:
- the fkbp1aa gene encoding FKBP prolyl isomerase 1Aa has product MGVEIETITPGDGRTFPKKGQRVVVHYVGTLADGKVFDSSRGRGKPFKFKIGHQEVIRGWEEGVAQMSVGQRAKLTCSPDYAYGSKGHPGIIPPNATLTFDVELLGLEA; this is encoded by the exons ATGGGAGTAGAAATTGAAACCATTACGCCGGGCGACG GGCGGACGTTTCCCAAGAAGGGGCAGCGCGTGGTGGTGCACTACGTCG GAACACTGGCAGACGGGAAAGTGTTCGACTCTTCGAGGGGCCGAGGGAAGCCGTTCAAGTTCAAGATCGGCCACCAGGAGGTGATTCGCGGCTGGGAGGAAGGAGTCGCTCAG ATGAGCGTAGGCCAGCGGGCTAAGCTGACCTGTTCGCCGGACTACGCGTACGGCAGCAAAGGCCACCCGGGCATCATCCCCCCGAACGCTACGCTCACCTTCGACGTGGAGCTGCTGGGCTTGGAGGCCTGA
- the fam110a gene encoding protein FAM110B, translating into MSVETIQRSSKQPTKPALSATFPRLKPKGPVGADFCRQSPSAASRPKQSAVERLEADKAKYVKSQVALSKQQPLRPPDVRKPQLGPGAAALRPAKKIPVQPKREQEAIQLDLEHLSSLISDVSDAGAGSTEAAPLLTPEKNDTPEPFSRHYSSGPAKVRLKAARVESPGSPASGTVRRVDVIPQAARVRTPRRPPLFIRQPLQPLPLHAQFPLRPATSHNHLRAKATPSPLKAVATPPKPDTPLAPPIPVFPAFPPPSPAVTRLSGSPRSRKRPSLTRSKSDMSEQLSRASTELERFFNMCGLDPADVQEFPGSTSDIVSLARFRSVSAPGSECASSGARDEDCGDDEAEERVPYGVSVIERNARVIKWLYGVRQAK; encoded by the exons ATGTCTGTGGAGACCATCCAGCGGTCGTCGAAGCAGCCGACAAAGCCGGCCCTCTCCGCGACGTTCCCTCGCCTGAAGCCCAAGGGCCCGGTGGGTGCCGACTTCTGCCGGCAAAGTCCGTCCGCGGCCAGCAGACCCAAGCAGAGCGCAGTGGAGCGGCTGGAAGCGGACAAGGCGAAGTACGTCAAGAGCCAAGTGGCGCTGTCCAAGCAGCAGCCGCTCCGGCCTCCCGACGTGCGGAAGCCTCAGCTCGGCCCGGGCGCTGCCGCACTCAGGCCTGCCAAGAAGATACCCGTCCAGCCCAAGAGAGAGCAGGAGGCCATCCAGCTGGACCTGGAGCATCTGAGCAGTCTGATCAGCGACGTATCCGACGCGGGTGCAGGGTCCACGGAAGCCGCCCCTTTGCTGACTCCGGAGAAGAACGACACGCCGGAGCCGTTCTCGCGTCATTACAGCTCCGGTCCCGCCAAG GTGAGACTGAAGGCGGCCCGGGTGGAGAGTCCGGGATCTCCGGCGTCGGGAACGGTGCGCCGAGTGGACGTCATACCGCAAGCCGCCCGAGTGAGGACCCCTCGTAGGCCGCCGCTCTTCATCCGCCAACCGCTTCAGCCCCTCCCTCTCCACGCCCAGTTTCCCCTCCGCCCGGCCACCTCGCACAACCACCTCCGCGCAAAAGCCACTCCGTCTCCTCTGAAAGCCGTCGCCACTCCGCCTAAACCGGACACCCCGCTCGCACCCCCGATTCCCGTCTTCCCCGctttcccccctccctccccggcCGTAACCCGTCTATCCGGCTCCCCCCGCAGCCGGAAGCGTCCGTCCCTGACCCGCTCCAAATCGGATATGAGCGAGCAATTGTCCCGGGCTAGCACGGAGCTGGAGCGCTTCTTCAACATGTGCGGTTTGGACCCCGCGGACGTCCAGGAGTTTCCCGGGTCCACGTCTGACATCGTGTCTCTGGCCCGCTTCCGCAGCGTCAGCGCTCCGGGGTCGGAGTGCGCCAGTTCTGGCGCGCGGGACGAAGACTGTGGCGACGACGAGGCCGAAGAACGTGTCCCCTACGGCGTCTCGGTCATCGAGAGGAACGCGAGGGTCATCAAATGGCTTTACGGGGTACGTCAGGCAAAGTGA